One part of the Caproiciproducens sp. CPB-2 genome encodes these proteins:
- the thyX gene encoding FAD-dependent thymidylate synthase: MAKVTLIAYTPEPEKTVAQAAKLCYSPASIEEISEGLTGEKVASFVDMLAEIGHESPIEHASFTFGIEGVSRSFLAQMTRHRIASYSVQSQRYVTEACFEYVIPPEIEAIPEAKAEFLLAMKEDQKHYEKLTSLLKEKHKKTLTDAGKDEKSAERAAQKQAIEDARFVLPNACDTKMVCTMNARSLYNFFSHRCCNRAQWEIRAVAVEMLRLVRGVAPHLFRHCGPPCLRGACPEGKMSCGKINEVREFFNGIGEN, from the coding sequence ATGGCAAAGGTTACTTTGATTGCTTATACTCCCGAACCGGAAAAAACAGTTGCGCAGGCGGCAAAGCTCTGTTATTCGCCTGCTTCCATAGAAGAGATATCGGAAGGACTCACCGGCGAAAAGGTCGCGTCCTTTGTGGACATGCTGGCCGAAATCGGGCATGAAAGCCCGATTGAGCACGCGTCCTTCACCTTTGGGATCGAAGGGGTCTCCCGTTCCTTCCTGGCGCAGATGACCCGCCACCGCATCGCTTCCTACAGCGTGCAGAGCCAGCGCTACGTGACGGAAGCCTGTTTTGAATACGTGATTCCGCCGGAGATCGAGGCGATCCCCGAAGCGAAGGCGGAGTTCCTTCTGGCCATGAAGGAGGACCAAAAACACTACGAAAAGCTGACGTCCCTTTTAAAGGAGAAGCATAAAAAAACGCTGACGGACGCCGGAAAGGATGAAAAGTCCGCCGAGCGCGCCGCGCAGAAGCAGGCGATTGAGGACGCGCGGTTTGTCCTGCCCAACGCCTGCGACACCAAGATGGTGTGCACGATGAACGCCCGCTCGCTGTATAATTTCTTTTCCCACCGCTGCTGCAACCGCGCCCAGTGGGAAATCCGAGCCGTCGCGGTGGAGATGCTGCGGCTGGTCCGCGGCGTGGCGCCGCACCTTTTCAGGCACTGCGGGCCGCCCTGTTTGCGCGGTGCATGCCCGGAGGGCAAAATGTCCTGCGGCAAAATCAACGAGGTGCGCGAGTTTTTTAATGGAATAGGGGAAAACTGA
- a CDS encoding dTMP kinase yields the protein MSGKLITMEGLDGSGKATQTELLCKALAGRGVRLRRVSFPDYNEPSSVLARMYLNGEFGADPDDVNAYAASSFYAVDRYASYQKHWRQDYRNGSLIIADRYTTSNIVFQLSKLPREQWPGFVEWVQDYEYDKLGLPRPDLTIYLNMPLEVSQKLLSGRYHGNEEKKDIHESNAEYLRACRTSADYAVRRLNWKTVQCADSGRLKTVEQIHGEVLEIAVGVL from the coding sequence ATGAGCGGAAAATTAATTACCATGGAGGGCCTGGACGGCAGCGGAAAGGCAACGCAGACCGAACTGCTCTGCAAAGCGCTGGCCGGGCGGGGCGTGCGTCTGCGCCGCGTTTCCTTTCCGGACTATAACGAGCCGTCCTCCGTTCTGGCCAGGATGTACCTGAACGGGGAATTCGGCGCCGATCCCGACGATGTGAACGCGTACGCCGCTTCCTCGTTTTACGCGGTCGACCGTTATGCGAGCTACCAAAAACACTGGCGGCAGGATTACCGTAACGGTTCCCTGATTATTGCCGACCGGTACACCACCTCCAACATCGTGTTTCAGCTTTCCAAGCTGCCGCGGGAACAGTGGCCCGGTTTTGTGGAGTGGGTGCAGGATTATGAATACGACAAGCTGGGGCTGCCCCGCCCCGATCTGACCATTTACCTCAATATGCCTCTGGAGGTTTCGCAGAAGCTTTTGAGCGGCAGGTACCATGGAAACGAAGAGAAGAAGGATATCCACGAAAGCAACGCGGAGTACCTGCGCGCATGCCGCACCAGCGCGGACTACGCGGTGCGGAGGCTGAACTGGAAAACGGTTCAGTGCGCGGACAGCGGGAGGCTGAAAACGGTTGAACAGATTCACGGCGAAGTCTTGGAGATTGCGGTGGGCGTGCTGTAG
- a CDS encoding GNAT family N-acetyltransferase has translation MICFADWEMRGELAEIWASCFHEPVRPAKYFLNNYYKPENCLVYKMGEKTASVVYLLPARILAGPAAVQAHYIYAAATLPQYRGHGCMAALLAAAALVGANRGDQYSAVLPAEPGLYGLYEKSDYTKFFQVGTVSLSLEEMCSLADSGISARALLTYGQMNGLRREKLAGRTGSVLWSDEAFAFAAGMGRIYGDRMICSRTGEKFAYALCRRTDSDACTVLELMADGDTIRDLAANIISGLPAERYTFRLPVWETLLGKRGEISDFGMLKPLGGAALDPLRQASAAPYLGLPLD, from the coding sequence ATGATTTGCTTTGCTGATTGGGAAATGCGCGGCGAGCTTGCCGAAATCTGGGCAAGCTGTTTCCACGAGCCGGTGCGTCCGGCAAAATATTTCCTCAATAATTATTATAAGCCCGAAAACTGTCTGGTTTATAAAATGGGGGAGAAAACCGCGTCCGTCGTTTATCTGCTGCCCGCCCGGATTCTTGCCGGCCCGGCGGCCGTACAGGCGCACTATATTTATGCGGCGGCTACTTTGCCGCAGTACCGCGGGCACGGCTGTATGGCGGCGCTTCTGGCCGCGGCCGCGCTGGTGGGGGCTAACCGGGGGGATCAGTATTCCGCGGTGCTTCCCGCCGAACCGGGGCTGTACGGCCTTTATGAAAAGTCCGACTATACGAAATTCTTTCAGGTCGGTACCGTTTCCCTGTCGCTGGAGGAAATGTGCTCTCTGGCCGATTCGGGGATTTCTGCCAGAGCCCTTCTGACGTATGGCCAGATGAACGGGCTCCGCCGGGAAAAGCTGGCGGGGAGAACCGGTTCCGTGCTTTGGAGCGACGAAGCGTTTGCCTTTGCCGCCGGAATGGGCAGAATCTACGGAGACAGAATGATCTGCTCCCGCACCGGTGAAAAATTCGCGTACGCCCTGTGCCGCCGGACGGATTCCGACGCCTGTACGGTTCTGGAACTGATGGCGGACGGCGATACCATCCGCGATCTTGCGGCGAACATTATCAGCGGCTTGCCGGCCGAACGGTATACGTTCCGTCTGCCCGTCTGGGAGACCCTTTTGGGAAAGCGGGGGGAAATATCCGATTTCGGAATGCTGAAGCCCCTCGGAGGGGCTGCTTTGGACCCGCTGCGTCAGGCTTCGGCCGCGCCGTATCTCGGACTGCCGCTGGATTAA
- a CDS encoding DJ-1 family glyoxalase III — protein sequence MIYLFLANGFEEIEALATVDVLRRAGCDVVTVGVGGKKITGSHRIEVTADIEEKEAVTDGLDMVVLPGGMPGTLNLEKSPIVKAVIRYCAENDRYLCAICAAPSILGHMNLLKEHTATCFPGYEQELHAKTVSSGPVCVSGKIVTARGAGVAVEFALQIVEVLFGAEKSKMLRKSMQCM from the coding sequence ATGATTTATCTTTTTCTGGCAAATGGATTTGAGGAAATCGAAGCGCTGGCGACCGTCGATGTTTTAAGGCGCGCCGGCTGCGACGTAGTTACGGTCGGCGTCGGCGGCAAAAAAATCACCGGGTCGCATCGAATCGAAGTGACCGCCGACATAGAGGAAAAGGAAGCGGTGACGGACGGGCTGGATATGGTGGTGCTGCCGGGCGGAATGCCGGGAACGCTCAATCTTGAAAAATCCCCGATTGTGAAAGCCGTCATCCGTTACTGCGCGGAAAACGACCGATATCTCTGCGCGATCTGCGCGGCCCCCTCCATCCTTGGCCATATGAATCTGCTGAAAGAACATACGGCGACCTGTTTCCCGGGCTATGAGCAGGAGCTGCACGCAAAAACCGTGTCCTCCGGACCGGTCTGCGTCAGCGGAAAGATCGTCACGGCGAGGGGCGCGGGCGTCGCCGTCGAATTTGCGCTTCAAATTGTGGAAGTGCTGTTCGGCGCTGAAAAATCAAAGATGCTTAGGAAGTCGATGCAATGTATGTAA
- a CDS encoding 5-formyltetrahydrofolate cyclo-ligase: MYVRNIREIKMNLRARYRQFREKLGEDRKISLDSTIQSRLLALREYALADTVFTYVSKSIEVDTIALIKAALANHKLVAAPRCVPDTYDMEFFYITSLDDLEKGSFGVLEPIVSKCRRVTDFSRGFCIVPGLSFDAQGYRLGYGKGYYDRFLAEFGGTTVGICYSGCVQWNLPHGYYDKPVDILITEKYIRRMANQKN, encoded by the coding sequence ATGTATGTAAGAAATATCCGGGAAATCAAGATGAATCTGCGCGCGCGCTACCGCCAGTTCCGCGAAAAGCTGGGTGAGGACCGGAAAATCAGCCTGGATTCCACGATCCAGAGCAGGCTGCTCGCGCTGCGGGAATACGCGCTGGCGGACACGGTCTTTACGTATGTCAGCAAGTCGATCGAGGTGGACACGATTGCCCTGATCAAGGCCGCGCTGGCCAATCACAAGCTGGTCGCCGCGCCGCGCTGCGTTCCGGACACCTACGATATGGAATTCTTTTATATCACCTCTCTTGACGATCTGGAAAAAGGCAGCTTCGGCGTGCTGGAACCGATCGTATCGAAGTGCCGCAGGGTGACCGATTTTTCCCGGGGTTTCTGCATTGTGCCGGGACTCAGCTTTGACGCGCAGGGGTACCGCCTCGGTTACGGCAAGGGGTATTACGACCGCTTTCTGGCGGAGTTCGGCGGGACCACCGTCGGAATCTGCTATTCCGGCTGTGTCCAGTGGAATCTGCCCCACGGCTACTACGACAAGCCGGTCGACATTCTGATTACAGAGAAATACATCCGGAGAATGGCAAATCAGAAAAACTGA